CATCATGCCGAAGTCAATGTAAGCCATCCGACCATCGGACATAGCAAACAAGTTGCCAGGATGAGGATCAGCATGAAAGAAACCGTGTTCCAACAACTGTTGCAAACCCGATGTCACACCGATTTGGATAATTACTTCTGGGTCTAAACCTGCTTCACGGATACTTTTCGTATCTGTCAGCTTGAAGCCATTAATCCATTCGAGAGTTAAAACATGGGTATTGGTGTAACGCCAGTAAATACTCGGGACTTTAACTTTCGGATCGTCGCGGAAATTACTAGCAAATTTTTCTGCGTTGCGACCTTCATTAATGTAATCAATTTCCTCGAATAACTTTGTGCCAAACTCGTCCACAATCAATGTTAGGTCGTGACCGAGATTGAGAGGCAACCAGGGAGCTAGCCAACCTGCTGCCCAACGCATTAAGTACAAATCGCGTGTCAGAATTGGGCGTAAGTTGGGGCGTTGTACTTTTACTGCCACTTCTTCGCCGCTTATCAGACGACCACGGTATACTTGACCTAAGCTAGCAGCAGCTACTGGTGTCGCTGATAACTCGCTAAAACTTTTGTCAATTGGGCGGCCTAGCTCTTTTTCAATAATTTGGTACGCGATCGCATTATCGAATGGTGGCAACTGGTCTTGCAACTTCACCAGTTCTTCTAAAAAATCTTTACGTATCAAGTCAGGCCGAGTAGAGAGGGCTTGACCAACTTTAATAAAAGTAGGGCCTAGGCGAGTGAGCAGTTCTCGCAACTGGGTGGCGCGTTTCCTCTTATTCTCCTCGACTTGATCTTGCCATTCGTCCCACTTGAGACCAAAAATAAACCTGCCAAAAGACCAGATAATTCTCAACAAGCGCCCCCAAGCTAGCCAGGGACGATAACGATAGTGACGAGCGATTTCGTCTGGGTTGTAGCGCTTGAGCTGAGCAGATTGATACTGACCCACGCTTTTATTTGCCTCTTCCACTGGAAAATTTACATTGCTGTTGTATTGTTGTTTGTGCCCCGACTCGCAAGCTAGTTGCGAATCTAGGATATCGATAGTTTTTTATAAAAAACTATTAAAGTTTAGCTATTGCCAAGCAGTATTCAAAGTGAGCTTAGCCCACCTTACTGCTCAGGGTTTTTATCTTTTTCTTAATTATACTTTATAAAAGTACAACTATTTCCTACATAAGCTGTAATGCTTAAGATATTGACTAAGGCAATGTAACTTTTAAAGTCTCAGGTTGAGAATGCCATGAGTAGCAAAATTTACGACGCAATATTGACTTAAGTTCAGC
Above is a window of Nostoc sp. UHCC 0702 DNA encoding:
- a CDS encoding AarF/ABC1/UbiB kinase family protein; its protein translation is MGQYQSAQLKRYNPDEIARHYRYRPWLAWGRLLRIIWSFGRFIFGLKWDEWQDQVEENKRKRATQLRELLTRLGPTFIKVGQALSTRPDLIRKDFLEELVKLQDQLPPFDNAIAYQIIEKELGRPIDKSFSELSATPVAAASLGQVYRGRLISGEEVAVKVQRPNLRPILTRDLYLMRWAAGWLAPWLPLNLGHDLTLIVDEFGTKLFEEIDYINEGRNAEKFASNFRDDPKVKVPSIYWRYTNTHVLTLEWINGFKLTDTKSIREAGLDPEVIIQIGVTSGLQQLLEHGFFHADPHPGNLFAMSDGRMAYIDFGMMDQLEETTKERLVDALVHVVNKDYMDLAEDFVKLGFLTPNINICPIVPALEAVLGNAIGKNVGDFNFKTITDEFSELMYEYPFRVPAKFALIIRSLVTQEGIALSLNPNFKIVEVGYPYIARRLLTGESPELRRRLLNVLFKDGRFQWQRLENLIAIARTDTNFDVLPTAQMGLQYLLSDEGKFLWRQLVLALTEDDRLHTQEVQRLWNLVKDDLKPNRLLDVAIGVLSDLSREGAAAILPKATLLIPFAGNQPQNQK